The Thermoanaerobaculia bacterium DNA window TGACGGTCTCTGGCGAAGTGAATCGGGCGATTACGGCGATCCGATCGGCTCGAACGTCGGCGAGTGTGTCGACGTCTTCTCTCCAGCCGCCCATATCGTCTCGGCCTTCTTCCCTCTGGATCCAGGCTCCTCTGACCCCGATGAAATCGTCTGTCAGCTCTCGGGGACGTCGATGGCTGCGCCCCACGTTTCTGGAGTCGCGGCGATGATTCTTCAGAACAGTCCCACTATGAATTCTGCGGCGTTGAAGGCGATGATTCTCAACTGGACGGAGCGGGACGCGTTACAGTCGAATCCAACGGATCCCAACTACATCGGAACCGGATCTCCAAATCGCCTCCTGCACTGGGATCCGAGTGCGATCTCCCGGGACGGTTTCGAAACCGGAGACATGCGTCTCTGGTCGGTTTCGCCCTAGCACCGTCATGAAAGACAGCCTCGACCTCGAGCGCCTCCTGGTTCCACTGGCAATCGCCGCCACTTTCAGCGTGGCGGCGTCGTTTTCGCTCCCCGCTGTCGCCTTCGCCGCTTCTTTCCGAGGTCTGGGGGTATTGCCAGGAGGGGAATACCCTTACAGCAAGGCCTTGGATATTTCGGCGGACGGCTCCGTCGTCGTCGGAGAGAGTCTGTCAGCCAATGGCCTCGAGGCCTTCCGCTGGAGCGCCTCGACGGGAATGGTGGGCTTGGGCAATCTCGGCGGCGTGGAATCCTTCAGTAGCGCTCTTGGCGTTTCGGCGGACGGCCTGGTGGTGGTCGGCGGAAGCTCATCGCCGCAGTCGGGCTCTCGGAGCGAGGCCTTTCGTTGGACAGCAGCCACCGGGATGGTTGGCCTTGGCGCTCTGCCGGGTGGAGAGGAATACTCGAGTGCTGCCTCCGGGGTCTCGGGCGACGGGTCGGTCGCGACGGGAAGCAGCACTTCCGACCTGTCCCCGACCTGGGGCGAAGCCTTCCGCTGGACCGAGGTGACGGGGCTCGTGGGGCTGGGCGTGCTACCTGGAAGCGAGATTCCAACCACCGTTCCGGAACGGATTTCGGCCGATGGGACGGTCGTAGTCGGCTGGGCCTTTACCGAGAACGGTCGCGAGGCGTTCCGGTGGTCGGAGGCTGATGGGCTGGTCGGCCTGGGCGACCTGCCGGCTGGCAATTTCGACAGTTGGGCAAGGGGAGTCTCGGCGGAGGGGTCGGTGATCGTGGGCTCCGCACTCAACCCGGGTCCGACGTCTTTTCTCTGGGCGGCAGCGACGGGCTTGGTGGACCTGGGAAGGCCGCCTGGGGGGAATAGCAGCTCGGCTTGGGGTGTGTCCGCCGACGGCTTGGTAGTCGTGGGTGATGCGGGTGTGGCTGGCGAACGTGTTCCGGCCATCTGGGACGAGAGCCACGGTATGCGAAACCTCGTAGATGTTCTCGTCGATCTTGGTCTGGCCTCGGACATGGCGGGCTGGGACCTGGAACTGGCGAAAGCGGTCTCGGCCGACGGACTGACGGTCGTCGGCTGGGGGTACAACGCCTCCGGAGGGCAGGAGGCCTGGATCGCGAACCTCGGGCAGCCGAGCCTGGTCGAGATCCCGACCGTGTCGAGAGCGGCGCTCATTGTCTTCGGTGCGCTTCTAGCGACTGTCGCGCTCGTTACACTCCGCTTGCGCTGAAGTCGCGCAGTGGAGGCATTGCGGCTCCCTTGCGAAGAATCGTCGAAGTCCGCGTTGTCGGCCTTGCCGGGTGTGGCCTAGGCGGACGCCCCGAAATCTCGAACGGCACGGGGACCGGATGAGTTGGCGCGAGAGCTACGCGCGCAGCCAGTAGGTTTTCGAACACCGCCCATCTCGTTGAAGCGGCGAGGGTTACCGCTTGGTGTGGCTTGAGGCGTGTCGTTTGGTACAAAGCGTAAGTGCTTAGCGCAGAGTGATTTGAGAATGGTGGACCAAATCACTCTGAGTTCGAACACCCCAGGAAGTTCGAACACCCTGATTTTCTGGCTCCGGGAGGTCGCGGCAATGAGGCAGGCGGCATGACGCCGATGGCGTCGAAAGGCCTGTCTCCGGGTTCCGCACGCTCACCTCAGAAGCGCCCTGAATGGCGCCCTGTGGGGACCGGCGTCCCTCGCTGGGTTCCGCTGCAAGGCAGCGGAGCGGAGGGGCCCTATGTCTTGGAAGACCGCTTGGAAGTCCGCGACCCCGCATCTCTCGTTGGTCCTCCCTGGCGCCCCGGCGTCACAGTTTCATTCTCCAGATGTTGAGATCGGGTCCCGCAAGTCCAGGCGCTCGGGCAGCCTGATCCGGCAGGCGCTCTACCTCGACCAGGAGGACGCCTACGCTGCCGGTGAGGTCGGTTTCCTGGCCCGGGCCCTGGTGCAGGCGACCCTTCCGCACAGCGACCCGAAGGCCAACGAGTTCGTCCGGCGGAACGGACACTTCACCCTGTCCATCCTCGCGCCCAAGGAAGTCGGACTGCCGTACGGCCGGTATCCGCGCCTGGTCCTCGCCTACCTCACGACCGAGGCGGTGCGCCGCAAGAGTCCGGACATCGAGCTCGGTAGCCACTTCTCGCACTTCTGTGCCTCCCTCGGGATCCCGCCGACCACGGGACCGCGGGGGTCCTTGCCGCAGCTCCGCGACCAACTCCAGCGTCTCTTCGCCTCGACCTTTCAGTGCATCTTCGACGACGAGAGCCAGGGGAGACACGCTGGCGACGGCTTCTTGATCGCCGAGAAGCGAGAGCTCTGGTGGGACCCGCGGCCGAGGAAGGCCGCCGCGGCCTGGGGGTCTCACGTTGTTCTGTCGGATCGGTTCTTCCGGGAGGCGACCGAAGCGCCGGTCCCGCTTGACTTGCGGGTCCTGCGCGCTCTGCGGTCGCCGTTCGAGATCGACATCTATGTCTGGCTGACCTGGCGCTTCTTCCGCCTGAGGAAGCCGGTCACCATCCCTTGGGCCTCGCTGGCGCTCCAGTTCGGCTGCGGCTACGCCAACCTCCGGCACTTCAAGAAGCGGTTCCTCGGGTACCTACAGAGCGTCATCGACTACTACCCGGAGGTGAGGCTGGAGAGTATGGCGACAGGGCTCGTGCTGAAACCTTCGCCGAGTCACGTCGACAGCCGGCCGGCGCGGCGCTGACCGCCGCGGCGCCTGCAAGATGAGTGGGCGTCTGCTGTCACAGATTCACTCGCGCGCGGCCGGCAGCCCGTACTCTTTGATCTTGCGATAGAGCGTGGCCGCGCCGATGCCGAGCTGCTGCGCGGTGCGGGTGCGGTTGCCGTCATTGGCCCGCAGAACCGCCGCGACGAATTCGCGCTCCATCTCCTGCAGGGTCCGCACGCTGCCCGCGGCGGGCACCCCCGGGAGCGCCAGGCCGACCTCCTCCGGCAGGTCGTCGACGTCGATCCGGTGGCTGCGCGCGAGGACGACCGCCCGCTCGACGGCATTCTCGAGCTCGCGGACGTTGCCGGGCCAGTCGTAGCGCACCAGCTGCTGCGCCGCCGCGGGAGTGAACCCGCTCACCTTGCGGCCGAGGCGCGTGCCGGCGTCGACGAGGAAGGTGCGGGCGAGCGGCAGAATGTCGTCGCGGCGCTCGCGCAGCGGCGGCACGCGGATCTCGATCACCCGCAGCCGGTAGTAGAGGTCCTGCCGGAAGCGGGCGGCGTGCACCTCGGCGGCGAGATCGCGATTCGTCGCCGCGACGACCCGCGCGTCGACCTTGCGGTTCTTGTTCTCGCCGACCCGCCGCACCTCGTGCTCCTGGAGCGCGCGCAGGAGTTTCACCTGCATCGCCGGCGGCACCTCGCCGATCTCGTCGAGGAAGAGCGTCCCGCCCTGCGCCGCTTCGAACAGCCCCGGCCGATCCTGGGCGGCACCGGTGAAGGCGCCGCGCGCGTGGCCGAACAGCTCGCTCTCGAGCAGGCTCTCCGGTACGGCGCCGCAGTTGATGGCGACGAACGGTCCGGCGGTACGGGTCGAGGAGTCGTGGATCAGGCGCGCCACCCGCTCCTTGCCGACGCCGCTCTCGCCCGTGACGATGACCGTCGAATCGACCTGGCCGACGCGGCGGGCGAGGTCGACGACTCGACGCATCGCTTCGCTCGCGATCACCATTCCGTCCGGTTCGACCTGTTTCGCCGTACGAGCGCCGAGCTCCTGGCGGCGGGTGCGGAGCTTGCGTTCGACCTTGCGTAGCTCGCTCGTGAGCCGCCCGGCCGTCTCCGTGAGGCAGTCCTCCGCGTAGTAGGGGAGCTCGGCGGCGATCTCGTCGCCCCACTCTTCGCGCGGCCGGGCGAGGACCCGGCAGACGGCGTCCCCCTTGCCGCGGCAGCGGGTCTCGAGCGCGAAAACCTCGCGACCCCAGACGCGGGATAGGTAGCCGCTGGCAAAGCCCGTGAGCGTCCAGCAGACCGGGTGATCGGCTTGGCCGACGTGAACGAGGTGCTGCTCGGCCTCGTAGGAGTCGAGCCAGATCGAGTCGCCGAGTGGCTTCGGTCCTGGCGCGGGGTCGCCCTCTGGCGCCACCGCCACGACCAGACCCTGCAGGGTATGGAGCCGGCCCCCGGCATGCCGCCACTCGTCCTCGTCGTCCCAGGGGAAGGCGGTCCGCAGCGTTTCGGCCGTCCGCCACCCGTGGGCGAAACCGAAACGGGTGAGCACCGCGTGCGCGGCGGCAGCGCCCAGAGTGTCGATGAGGAGCTTGCGCAGCAGGCCGAGCGCGACGGCGTCGAGCAACAGGGCGCGCTCGCCGGCGAAGTGAAGAGGGCCGCCGTCCGGTTCGAAAGTGAGCAGTTCTCTGAGGTCGAGATCACGCGCGCGCATGGGAGGCCTCCCTTTCACTTCGAGAGAGCACTCTATCCACTTGAGATCACGAAAGATGGACGCGGCGCCGACCCCGGCGGAGACGAAGCCGCCGGTCTCGCCTATCATCGCGCGATGGACGCCTGCTCCGCTCTCCCCGGGTTCCCGTCGTGACCAGCGCCCGCGCCGACCGCCTCGTCGTGCCGGTCGATCCCGCTCGCGACCACGTGCTGGGCGGCGTCGACGCCCAGATCACTCTGGTCGAGTACGGCAGCTACGCATGCGAGCACTGCCACGCGGCGCACGAGGTGGTGACGCGCGTGCGCGAGCGGCTGGGCCAGAGGCTGCGCTATGTCTACCGCCACCTGCCGCTCACCGAGCGCCAGCTGGCGACGCGCGCCGCCGAAACGGCCGAGTACGCCGCCGCCACCGCGGTGAACTTCTGGGCCGCGCACGACGCGCTCATGAGCGGTCCGCCCCTCGCCTCGGAGCGCGAGCTCGCGCGCATCGCCGGCGGGCTCGGCGTTCCCCCCGCGGCCGAGCGCGACGCCGGCGCTGTGGCCGCGGCGGACGCCCGCGTGCGCGAAGACGCCCGGAGCGGAATTGACAGCGGCGCCCGCGCCACGCCGACCTTCTTCATCGACGGCCGCCGCTACGAGGGGGCCTGGGACGAGAGCGCTCTGACCGAGGCGCTACTGCGCCCGGTCGGGCACCGGATCCAGGTCGCGTCGCTCGATTTCGCCCGCTGGGCGCCGTCGACCGGCGTGCTGCTGCTGCTCGCCATGCTGGTCGCCCTGGCGCTGAGCAATTCGGCGGCCGGTCCAGGCTTCCTCGGGCGCTGGGAGACGCCGCTCGGCATCCTGCTCGGCGGGCGCTCGTTCGCCCTCTCCGTGCTGGATTGGGTCAACCACGGTCTGCTCACCGTTTTCTTCCTCGTGGTGGGGCTCGAGATCAAGCGCGAGCTGACGGTGGGCCGGCTCGCGTCGCGCCGCGCCGCGGTGCTGCCGATCGCCGCCGCGCTCGGCGGCATGACGCTGCCGGCGCTCATCTACCTCGCGCTCGTCCCGAGCGGACCGCTCGCGGTGGGCTGGGGCCTGACGATCGCCACGGACACCGCGTTCGCGGTCGCGCTGATCGCGGTTCTGGGCGCCCGCGTCTCGCTGGACCTGCGGGTCTTTCTCACCGCCGCAGTCATCGTGGACGATCTGGTCGCGATCGCGCTGGTGGCGCTCCTCTACACGGAGACGATCGCGCTCGGCTATCTGGCGGCGGCGGCCGTCGTCACCGGCCTTCTGGTGAAGCTCAACCGGTGGAGTGTCTACCGCGCGCTGCCGTACGCGGCGCTCGGTGTCGTGCTCTGGTTTTGCCTGCACGAAGCCGGCGTGCACGCGACACTCGCGGGCGTGATCCTGGCCTTGGTGACGCCGACGCGGCCGCCGGCCAACCTCTCGGCGCTGATGGCCCAGGCCCAGGCCGCCATCCAGGCGGAGTCGCCAGCCGGAGGAGGGAGAGCGCGGCGCAGCCCTTCCGAGCACCTGCTCCGCGAGATGGACGCGATCCACGATCGCATCGAGTCGCCCGCCAGCAAGCTCCTGCGCTCGATCGAGCCCTGGTCCAGCTACGCCGTGCTGCCGCTCTTCGCGCTCGCCAACGCGGGCTTCGTCTGGTCCTCTGGCATCCTCGAC harbors:
- a CDS encoding PEP-CTERM sorting domain-containing protein, encoding MKDSLDLERLLVPLAIAATFSVAASFSLPAVAFAASFRGLGVLPGGEYPYSKALDISADGSVVVGESLSANGLEAFRWSASTGMVGLGNLGGVESFSSALGVSADGLVVVGGSSSPQSGSRSEAFRWTAATGMVGLGALPGGEEYSSAASGVSGDGSVATGSSTSDLSPTWGEAFRWTEVTGLVGLGVLPGSEIPTTVPERISADGTVVVGWAFTENGREAFRWSEADGLVGLGDLPAGNFDSWARGVSAEGSVIVGSALNPGPTSFLWAAATGLVDLGRPPGGNSSSAWGVSADGLVVVGDAGVAGERVPAIWDESHGMRNLVDVLVDLGLASDMAGWDLELAKAVSADGLTVVGWGYNASGGQEAWIANLGQPSLVEIPTVSRAALIVFGALLATVALVTLRLR
- a CDS encoding pirin: MSWKTAWKSATPHLSLVLPGAPASQFHSPDVEIGSRKSRRSGSLIRQALYLDQEDAYAAGEVGFLARALVQATLPHSDPKANEFVRRNGHFTLSILAPKEVGLPYGRYPRLVLAYLTTEAVRRKSPDIELGSHFSHFCASLGIPPTTGPRGSLPQLRDQLQRLFASTFQCIFDDESQGRHAGDGFLIAEKRELWWDPRPRKAAAAWGSHVVLSDRFFREATEAPVPLDLRVLRALRSPFEIDIYVWLTWRFFRLRKPVTIPWASLALQFGCGYANLRHFKKRFLGYLQSVIDYYPEVRLESMATGLVLKPSPSHVDSRPARR
- a CDS encoding sigma-54-dependent Fis family transcriptional regulator, which encodes MRARDLDLRELLTFEPDGGPLHFAGERALLLDAVALGLLRKLLIDTLGAAAAHAVLTRFGFAHGWRTAETLRTAFPWDDEDEWRHAGGRLHTLQGLVVAVAPEGDPAPGPKPLGDSIWLDSYEAEQHLVHVGQADHPVCWTLTGFASGYLSRVWGREVFALETRCRGKGDAVCRVLARPREEWGDEIAAELPYYAEDCLTETAGRLTSELRKVERKLRTRRQELGARTAKQVEPDGMVIASEAMRRVVDLARRVGQVDSTVIVTGESGVGKERVARLIHDSSTRTAGPFVAINCGAVPESLLESELFGHARGAFTGAAQDRPGLFEAAQGGTLFLDEIGEVPPAMQVKLLRALQEHEVRRVGENKNRKVDARVVAATNRDLAAEVHAARFRQDLYYRLRVIEIRVPPLRERRDDILPLARTFLVDAGTRLGRKVSGFTPAAAQQLVRYDWPGNVRELENAVERAVVLARSHRIDVDDLPEEVGLALPGVPAAGSVRTLQEMEREFVAAVLRANDGNRTRTAQQLGIGAATLYRKIKEYGLPAARE
- the nhaA gene encoding Na+/H+ antiporter NhaA, with product MTSARADRLVVPVDPARDHVLGGVDAQITLVEYGSYACEHCHAAHEVVTRVRERLGQRLRYVYRHLPLTERQLATRAAETAEYAAATAVNFWAAHDALMSGPPLASERELARIAGGLGVPPAAERDAGAVAAADARVREDARSGIDSGARATPTFFIDGRRYEGAWDESALTEALLRPVGHRIQVASLDFARWAPSTGVLLLLAMLVALALSNSAAGPGFLGRWETPLGILLGGRSFALSVLDWVNHGLLTVFFLVVGLEIKRELTVGRLASRRAAVLPIAAALGGMTLPALIYLALVPSGPLAVGWGLTIATDTAFAVALIAVLGARVSLDLRVFLTAAVIVDDLVAIALVALLYTETIALGYLAAAAVVTGLLVKLNRWSVYRALPYAALGVVLWFCLHEAGVHATLAGVILALVTPTRPPANLSALMAQAQAAIQAESPAGGGRARRSPSEHLLREMDAIHDRIESPASKLLRSIEPWSSYAVLPLFALANAGFVWSSGILDGHGRMVLAIVLGLAVGKPVGIFAGAWLAVRSGIATKPATYGWRQLAGAGALAGIGFTMSLFIAGQAFPDPADFAAAKVAIYLASLISGAAGLTILWRRGGTPSSETERQ